In the Balaenoptera acutorostrata chromosome 7, mBalAcu1.1, whole genome shotgun sequence genome, one interval contains:
- the CCDC136 gene encoding coiled-coil domain-containing protein 136 isoform X11 — MEAGAGAGAGAAGWSCPGPGPTVTTSGSYEVSEGCERKKGQRWGSLERRGMQAMEGEVLLPALYEEEEEEEEEEEEVEEEDDQVQKGGSVGSLSVGKHRGLSLTETELEELRAQVLQLVAELEETRELAGQHEDDSLELQGLLEDERLASAQQAEVFTKQIQQLQGELRSLREEISLLEREKECELKEIEQELHLAQAEIQNLRQAAEDSATEHESDIASLQEDLCRMQNELEDMERIRGEYEMEITSLRAEIEMKSSDPSNSLSLSDFSEMQEELQQLRDRCRFLNKEYQALQESNSSLTGQLADLESERTRRATERWLESQALRNMKSAESQTSEEDFLEPDPEMHLLRQQLLGAEEQMRDMQNKCEKLSCELQELQHHRRTSEEEQRRLQRELKCAQNEVLRFQTSHSVTQPSPAPDPPIFSLPLVGLVVISALLWCWWAETSS, encoded by the exons ATGGAGGCGGGCGCCGGGGCCGGCGCGGGCGCCGCGGGCTGGAGCTGCCCGGGCCCAG GACCCACAGTGACCACTTCAGGCTCCTACGAGGTGTCAGAGGGTTGTGAGAGGAAGAAAGGCCAACGCTGGGGGTCCCTGGAACGGCGGGGGATGCAAGCTATGGAGG GGGAAGTGTTACTCCCAGCTCTctatgaggaggaagaggaggaggaagaagaggaagaagaggtggaAGAAGAGGATGATCAAGTGCAGAAAGGTGGCAGCGTGGGCTCCCTGTCGGTTGGCAAGCACCGGGGCCTGAGCCTCACGGAGACGGAGCTGGAGGAGCTGAGGGCTCAGGTGCTGCAgctggtggcagagctggaggaGACCCGGGAACTGGCAGGGCAGCATGAGGACGACTCGCTGGAGCTGCAGG GGCTCCTGGAGGATGAGCGGCTGGCCAGCGCCCAGCAGGCAGAGGTGTTCACCAAGCAGATTCAGCAGCTCCAAG GTGAGCTGCGGTCTCTACGAGAGGAGATTTCCCTGTTAGAGCGTGAAAAAGAATGTGAACTTAAGGAAATAGAACAGGAGTTGCATTTGGCCCAGGCTGAGATCCAGAATCTGCGGCAAGCAGCGGAGGACTCTGCGACTGAACATGAGAGTGACATAGCCTCCCTGCAGGAGGATCTCTGCCGGATGCAGAATGAACTCGAGGACATGGAGCGCATCCGAGGAGAGTATGAGATGGAGATCACCTCCCTCCGtgcagaaatagaaatgaagagcTCTGACCCATCCAATAGTTTAAGTCTCTCAGATTTCTCTGAGATGCAAG AAGAGTTGCAGCAACTGCGGGACCGCTGCCGCTTCCTGAACAAGGAGTACCAGGCCCTTCAGGAGAGCAACAGCAGCCTCACGGGCCAGCTTGCGGATCTGGAGAGTGAGAG GACACGAAGAGCAACAGAAAGGTGGCTGGAGTCCCAAGCACTACGGAATATGAAGTCAGCAGAGTCTCAGACTTCAGAAGAGGATTTCCTGGAGCCTGATCCTGAAATGCATTTGTTGCGACAGCagctgctgggagctgaggagcaGATGCGTGACATGCAGAACAAG TGTGAGAAATTGAGTTGTGAGTTGCAAGAGCTACAGCATCATCGCCGGACCAGTGAGGAGGAGCAGAGGCGGCTGCAGAGGGAGCTCAAGTGTGCACAAAATGAGGTGCTTCGGTTTCAGACTTCCCACAGTGTCACCCAG CCATCCCCTGCCCCCGATCCCCCCATCTTCTCCTTGCCTCTCGTAGGCCTGGTGGTCATATCGGCTTTGCTCTGGTGCTGGTGGGCCGAGACGTCGTCCTAA
- the CCDC136 gene encoding coiled-coil domain-containing protein 136 isoform X6: protein MEAGAGAGAGAAGWSCPGPGPTVTTSGSYEVSEGCERKKGQRWGSLERRGMQAMEGEVLLPALYEEEEEEEEEEEEVEEEDDQVQKGGSVGSLSVGKHRGLSLTETELEELRAQVLQLVAELEETRELAGQHEDDSLELQGLLEDERLASAQQAEVFTKQIQQLQGELRSLREEISLLEREKECELKEIEQELHLAQAEIQNLRQAAEDSATEHESDIASLQEDLCRMQNELEDMERIRGEYEMEITSLRAEIEMKSSDPSNSLSLSDFSEMQEELQQLRDRCRFLNKEYQALQESNSSLTGQLADLESERTRRATERWLESQALRNMKSAESQTSEEDFLEPDPEMHLLRQQLLGAEEQMRDMQNKCEKLSCELQELQHHRRTSEEEQRRLQRELKCAQNEVLRFQTSHSVTQCDALLFRLTELQERYKASQKEMAQLQMEQCELLERQRRMQEEQGQLHEELHRLTFPLPRSGLFHKSQELLTKLQDLCELQMLYQGMQEEQKKLIQNQESMLKEQLELHGALQRFKESDFREVLENPKDSKWPKSSKCGHNKSKMIIAQMQALQELYEASQTEQELLQQEQERLLEERKRLQADLQLCLEEMQMLQVQSPSVKVSLESYKKSYGSTTTSNEDCRRGCNIDDNESYHKSYNSSQASEGSLLKSCDSSTSTREFYGRSYRSSSIACKRSYGSSSSSDTCHKSYVSSSMDDELAEPEDMEHFEDTVAKVLIKLQGVQAMYQLSQEEHDLLQQRMRNLLDKQKGLKEELDACEKEFKECVECLEKTAASQNEEHEIKELQAKLRELQLQYQASVDEQGRLLAVQEQLEGQLQCCQEELHQLKEERSSVTKETKGTNGNQNMNENASGVKSKNVAKPSLESSEVSFETRKSLEVVLYYQASHMALDDQTKEEIEEETKEAIEDETKESWDELVSEPSGPREVKFKEDQEEAYEEFHSQEGKEEEDNQEEEESEASEGSNPLKLSESKKPSPAPDPPIFSLPLVGLVVISALLWCWWAETSS from the exons ATGGAGGCGGGCGCCGGGGCCGGCGCGGGCGCCGCGGGCTGGAGCTGCCCGGGCCCAG GACCCACAGTGACCACTTCAGGCTCCTACGAGGTGTCAGAGGGTTGTGAGAGGAAGAAAGGCCAACGCTGGGGGTCCCTGGAACGGCGGGGGATGCAAGCTATGGAGG GGGAAGTGTTACTCCCAGCTCTctatgaggaggaagaggaggaggaagaagaggaagaagaggtggaAGAAGAGGATGATCAAGTGCAGAAAGGTGGCAGCGTGGGCTCCCTGTCGGTTGGCAAGCACCGGGGCCTGAGCCTCACGGAGACGGAGCTGGAGGAGCTGAGGGCTCAGGTGCTGCAgctggtggcagagctggaggaGACCCGGGAACTGGCAGGGCAGCATGAGGACGACTCGCTGGAGCTGCAGG GGCTCCTGGAGGATGAGCGGCTGGCCAGCGCCCAGCAGGCAGAGGTGTTCACCAAGCAGATTCAGCAGCTCCAAG GTGAGCTGCGGTCTCTACGAGAGGAGATTTCCCTGTTAGAGCGTGAAAAAGAATGTGAACTTAAGGAAATAGAACAGGAGTTGCATTTGGCCCAGGCTGAGATCCAGAATCTGCGGCAAGCAGCGGAGGACTCTGCGACTGAACATGAGAGTGACATAGCCTCCCTGCAGGAGGATCTCTGCCGGATGCAGAATGAACTCGAGGACATGGAGCGCATCCGAGGAGAGTATGAGATGGAGATCACCTCCCTCCGtgcagaaatagaaatgaagagcTCTGACCCATCCAATAGTTTAAGTCTCTCAGATTTCTCTGAGATGCAAG AAGAGTTGCAGCAACTGCGGGACCGCTGCCGCTTCCTGAACAAGGAGTACCAGGCCCTTCAGGAGAGCAACAGCAGCCTCACGGGCCAGCTTGCGGATCTGGAGAGTGAGAG GACACGAAGAGCAACAGAAAGGTGGCTGGAGTCCCAAGCACTACGGAATATGAAGTCAGCAGAGTCTCAGACTTCAGAAGAGGATTTCCTGGAGCCTGATCCTGAAATGCATTTGTTGCGACAGCagctgctgggagctgaggagcaGATGCGTGACATGCAGAACAAG TGTGAGAAATTGAGTTGTGAGTTGCAAGAGCTACAGCATCATCGCCGGACCAGTGAGGAGGAGCAGAGGCGGCTGCAGAGGGAGCTCAAGTGTGCACAAAATGAGGTGCTTCGGTTTCAGACTTCCCACAGTGTCACCCAG TGTGACGCACTGCTCTTCAGACTGACAGAATTGCAGGAGAGGTACAAGGCCAGCCAGAAGGAGATGGCGCAGCTGCAAATGGAGCAGTGCGAGCTCCTGGAGAGGCAGAGGAGGATGCAGGAGGAGCAGGGCCAGCTGCACGAAGAGCTGCACAGGCTCACGTTCCCGCTCCCCAGATCTGGTCTCTTCCACAAG AGTCAGGAGCTCCTTACAAAGTTACAAGACCTGTGTGAACTACAGATGCTCTACCAAGGCATGCAGGAGGAGCAGAAAAAACTGATACAGAATCAAGAAAGTATGTTAAAAGAACAATTAGAACTGCACGGAGCGCTGCAACGTTTCAAGGAGTCTGATTTCCGGGAAGTGTTGGAGAATCCGAAGGATTCCAAATGGCCTAAGTCCTCAAAATGTGGTCATAACAAG TCCAAGATGATCATCGCCCAGATGCAGGCTCTGCAGGAGCTGTACGAGGCCAGTCAGACCGAGCAGGAGCTGCTGCAGCAGGAGCAGGAGCGGCTTCTAGAGGAGCGGAAGAGGCTGCAGGCCGACTTGCAGCTCTGCCTGGAAGAAATGCAGATGCTCCAAGTCCAGTCCCCTTCTGTGAAAGTGAGCCTTGAGTCCTACAAGAAGAGTTATGGGAGCACGACCACCAGCAACGAGGACTGTCGCAGAGGTTGCAACATTGATGACAACGAGAGCTATCACAAGAGTTACAACAGCAGCCAGGCCAGCGAAGGGAGCCTCCTCAAGAGCTGTGACAGTAGCACCAGTACCAGGGAGTTCTATGGGAGGAGTTATCGCAGCAGCAGCATTGCCTGTAAGAGGAGTTACGGCTCCAGCAGTAGCTCTGACACCTGTCACAAGAGTTACGTCAGCAGCAGCATGGACGACGAACTTGCCGAGCCTGAAGATATGGAG cACTTTGAGGACACGGTTGCCAAGGTGTTGATCAAGCTGCAGGGAGTGCAGGCCATGTACCAGCTCAGCCAGGAGGAGCACGACCTGCTGCAGCAGCGGATGAGAAACCTGCTAGACAAGCAGAAAGGGCTGAAGGAAGAGCTGGATGCCTGCGAGAAGGAATTCAAGGAGTGCGTGGAATGCCTCGAGAAGACCGCTGCCTCCCAAAATGAGGAGCACGAG ATCAAAGAACTGCAGGCCAAGCTGCGGGAGCTGCAGCTACAGTACCAGGCTAGCGTGGATGAGCAGGGGCGGCTCCTGGCCGTGCAGGAGCAGCTGGAGGGGCAGCTGCAGTGCTGCCAGGAAGAGCTTCACCAGCTCAAAGAGGAGAGGTCCTCTGTTACCAAAGAAACCAAGGGAACGAATGGCAATCAGAACATGAACGAGAATGCCAGTGGGGTTAAAAGTAAAAACGTGGCCAAGCCAAGCCTGGAGAGTTCTGAGGTCAGCTTTGAGACCAGAAAG AGTCTGGAGGTGGTGCTGTACTACCAGGCCAGCCACATGGCCTTGGACGATCAAACGAAAGAGGAAATAGAAGAGGAAACGAAGGAGGCAATTGAGGACGAAACAAAGGAGTCCTGGGATGAACTAGTTTCTGAGCCATCAGGTCCTAGAGAGGTTAAATTCAAAGAAGATCAGGAGGAGGCATATGAAGAGTTCCACAGCCAGGAGGGTAAGGAAGAAGAAGACaaccaagaggaggaggagagtgaaGCTTCAGAGGGAAGCAACCCCCTCAAGCTTTCTGAGAGCAAAAAG CCATCCCCTGCCCCCGATCCCCCCATCTTCTCCTTGCCTCTCGTAGGCCTGGTGGTCATATCGGCTTTGCTCTGGTGCTGGTGGGCCGAGACGTCGTCCTAA